In Arachis hypogaea cultivar Tifrunner chromosome 17, arahy.Tifrunner.gnm2.J5K5, whole genome shotgun sequence, a single window of DNA contains:
- the LOC112763570 gene encoding uncharacterized protein: MTDHSVTPSTNPTNVNLLAANAALLAENQRMAEQLAEMQKNDEQKANKKIHMDQHEERQSESNVKTGETIPKTARRRMNPFSEEIMSFKMPKNFTLPMTLTPYKGIGDPKIHVTKFESMMFLNSDSDPILCRSFPTFLDGAALLWFSNLPAGSITSFDEFAKLFINHFATSKIYVRDSDYLSTIKQGQHESLKEYMMRFTEAAMQIPDLNPEVQLHAIKSGLRPGKFQEAIAVTKPKTLEEFREKAQGQIEIEELREAWRSEKPTKKEEERPHQPISKDSRKPFKLAPKFDTYTRFNTKREDIIKEILHNKLIKPPVRAGSYQDQKYVDKSKHCAFHQKFGHTTDECIVAKDLLERLARQGLLDKYISSRKQRDTEREAERDSRHKQVETPPSKGIINYISGGFAGGGTTTSARKRSYRAMMTMEGSRLERQASSPTSRIDFSTADLKTTYPNLDDPVVISIHMGELTVKKVLLDPGSSADVLFYSTFKKMHFSDNALQPSPGELVGFSREKVSVSGYIWLRTTIGELPHTKTLDIQFLVVDCPSPYNIILGRPSLNAFGAIISTVHLCVKFPLQDNAVGTVYADHKEARQCYNASLRTVKKKETPRIHTVYNSEHLPTLAELDPRNDNSRPTPTDNLE, encoded by the coding sequence ATGACGGACCACTCAGTGACGCCTTCTACCAATCCGACCAATGTCAACCTCTTAGCTGCAAACGCCGCCTTGCTTGCGGAAAACCAGCGGATGGCCGAGCAATTGGCGGAGATGCAGAAAAACGATGAACAGAAGGCCAATAAGAAAATACACATGGATCAACATGAAGAACGTCAGTCAGAATCCAACGTGAAGACAGGGGAAACTATCCCCAAAACGGCACGACGACGAATGAATCCTTTTTCAGAAGAAATAATGAGTTTTAAAATGCCCAAAAACTTTACACTTCCAATGACCCTAACGCCGTACAAGGGGATCGGAGATCCTAAAATCCATGTCACAAAATTTGAATCAATGATGTTCCTTAATAGTGACTCCGATCCCATCTTGTGCCGGTCTTTTCCTACTTTCTTAGACGGGGCCGCCCTATTGTGGTTTTCTAACCTCCCTGCAGGATCAATAACAAGCTTCGATGAATTTGccaaattatttattaatcattTTGCAACTTCTAAAATTTATGTGCGGGACTCAGACTACCTCAGCACGATCAAACAAGGACAACACGAAAGTTTGAAGGAATACATGATGCGGTTCACAGAAGCAGCAATGCAGATCCCCGACCTTAACCCTGAGGTGCAATTGCATGCCATTAAAAGCGGCCTCCGCCCCGGGAAATTCCAAGAAGCAATCGCAGTGACAAAACCGAAGACACTAGAGGAATTTCGAGAAAAAGCCCAGGGCCAGATCGAAATCGAAGAACTCAGGGAGGCATGGAGGAGCGAAAAGCCgacgaagaaggaagaggagaggCCTCATCAGCCCATAAGCAAAGACTCTAGAAAACCATTCAAACTAGCGCCGAAATTTGACACGTACACAAGATTCAACACGAAAAGGGAGGATATAATCAAAGAAATCTTACACAACAAATTGATCAAACCACCAGTCCGAGCAGGATCATACCAAGATCAGAAGTACGTGGATAAAAGCAAACACTGTGCTTTTCACCAAAAGTTCGGCCATACCACAGACGAATGCATTGTGGCAAAAGACCTACTGGAGAGATTAGCCAGGCAAGGACTCTTAGACAAATATATCTCGTCAAGAAAGCAGCGGGATACAGAAAGAGAAGCAGAAAGGGATAGCAGACATAAACAGGTCGAAACACCCCCATCCAAGGGGATCATTAATTACATCTCAGGAGGCTTCGCTGGAGGCGGGACCACCACCTCGGCAAGGAAAAGAAGTTACCGAGCAATGATGACAATGGAAGGATCTCGCCTGGAACGACAAGCATCAAGTCCGACCTCACGCATCGACTTCAGCACGGCCGACCTTAAGACAACCTATCCGAACCTTGATGACCCAGTCGTCATCTCGATTCACATGGGGGAACTAACAGTAAAAAAGGTCTTACTGGACCCAGGGAGTAGCGCCGACGTCTTATTCTACTCCACCTTCAAAAAGATGCATTTCAGCGACAACGCACTACAACCGTCACCCGGAGAATTGGTAGGGTTCTCTAGGGAAAAGGTATCGGTATCCGGGTACATTTGGCTGAGAACAACAATTGGAGAACTTCCACATACCAAAACACTAGATATCCAATTTCTAGTGGTCGATTGCCCTagcccttataatatcattctagGACGTCCATCATTAAATGCTTTTGGTGCCATCATTTCAACTGTTCATCTTTGTGTGAAATTTCCCTTGCAGGATAACGCGGTGGGGACAGTTTATGCCGACCACAAGGAGGCAAGACAATGCTACAACGCAAGCCTCAGAACagtaaagaagaaggaaacaCCTCGGATTCACACTGTCTACAACTCGGAGCACTTACCAACGCTAGCCGAGCTAGATCCCAGAAATGACAACAGTCGTCCGACACCAACAGACAACCTTGAATAG
- the LOC140180662 gene encoding uncharacterized protein: protein MIPLEISQGSTRTEHFNESANEQIRLAELDIIDEERNLTKLRQKSMQLAMKRQYDKRVRPRTLQEGDLVLRQIEDVRKPPGHGKLAATWEGPFRITKVVGRGAYRLEALNGTALPNTWNISSLKYYYS from the coding sequence ATGATCCCTTTGGAAATCAGTCAAGGGTCAACCAGGACCGAGCATTTCAACGAAAGTGCTAACGAACAAATTCGGCTTGCCGAGCTTGACATCATCGATGAAGAACGCAATCTCACGAAGCTAAGGCAAAAATCAATGCAACTAGCTATGAAACGTCAGTACGACAAGAGAGTGAGACCGAGGACCCTCCAGGAGGGAGATCTAGTGCTCAGACAGATAGAAGATGTTCGGAAACCACCAGGCCATGGAAAATTAGCAGCGACATGGGAAGGACCTTTTCGAATCACTAAAGTGGTCGGAAGAGGAGCTTATCGTCTAGAAGCATTGAATGGGACAGCATTACCAAACACATGGAACATCTCATCACTCAAATACTACTATAGTTGA
- the LOC112765864 gene encoding RING-H2 finger protein ATL80 has translation MTRPLRILGERNSSTTDNAPSVVDSDFVVILAALICALICVLGLVAVARCACLRRLRLSSSSAAATPSLPAAANKGVKKKVLSSLPKVTATVESAGKFSDCAICLAEFTAGDEIRVLPQCGHGFHVSCIDAWLRSHSSCPSCRQILVVPRCNKCGGFPAPASSSTTATASQPPESDSTFKVSGDHANRFLP, from the coding sequence ATGACTCGTCCCTTGAGAATTTTAGGCGAGCGCAACTCGTCAACCACCGACAACGCCCCCTCCGTCGTCGACTCCGACTTCGTCGTCATCCTCGCCGCCCTCATCTGTGCTCTCATCTGCGTTCTCGGACTGGTCGCTGTAGCTCGCTGCGCTTGTCTCCGCCGCCTCCGCCTCTCATCCTCCTCCGCCGCCGCTACTCCCTCGCTTCCCGCAGCTGCCAACAAAGGTGTCAAGAAGAAGGTACTCAGCTCTCTCCCCAAGGTCACCGCCACAGTCGAGTCGGCTGGCAAGTTCTCCGACTGCGCGATCTGCCTGGCGGAGTTCACAGCCGGGGATGAGATCCGAGTGCTGCCTCAGTGTGGCCACGGCTTCCACGTGTCGTGTATCGACGCGTGGCTGAGGTCGCATTCATCGTGTCCATCGTGCCGTCAGATTCTGGTGGTTCCGAGATGCAACAAGTGCGGTGGTTTTCCAGCACCCGCGAGCTCGAGCACCACCGCCACCGCCTCTCAGCCACCGGAATCGGATTCCACATTTAAAGTAAGCGGCGATCATGCCAATAGGTTTTTACCTTAG